One window of the Cryptomeria japonica chromosome 7, Sugi_1.0, whole genome shotgun sequence genome contains the following:
- the LOC131028327 gene encoding uncharacterized protein LOC131028327: protein MAALLKSFASMFLLIGVLSILTVSAWGQGDEVLFRVHQPLEEGSVLRIAGNSSEFRDGTMIRDGDDVWTLKMTLTGGKSYQVWLEVNDCTCNADKPYAFALPNPAFNVTKDLTGYFHCNDCLLPTPSPPPPPSPSPPPPSPSPPPPFPPPPSPPPPSPSTPPPSPPPPSPSPPPPSPPPPSPSPPPPFPPPPSPPPPPPSPPPPSPSPPPPSPSESPVLFVVNNELEDGVYRVVGNAPVLGDGDPVKAPNMTYDSTHLWSLEVDLTQGQTYAVNLSVNQCLCTGGPTVFTVPLSEPTPLEVKLNNYVCYPCPASV from the exons ATGGCTGCCTTACTGAAAAGCTTCGCCTCGATGTTCCTGCTTATCGGGGTGCTCAGTATTCTTACAGTGTCCGCTTGG GGACAAGGTGATGAGGTGTTGTTTAGAGTTCACCAGCCTCTAGAAGAGGGAAGCGTCTTGAGGATTGCTGGAAACAGCAGTGAATTCAGAGATGGGACCATGATTCGGGACGGTGATGATGTTTGGACTCTCAAAATG ACTCTGACCGGAGGAAAATCATATCAAGTGTGGCTAGAGGTCAACGACTGTACTTGTAACGCAGACAAACCCTACGCTTTTGCCTTGCCTAATCCAGCCTTTAATGTTACAAAAGATTTGACCGGCTACTTCCATTGTAATGACTGCTTACTGCCAACCCCAAGCCCACCTCCGCCCCCAAGCCCAAGCCCACCACCACCAAGCCCAAGTCCACCACCCCCATTTCCTCCACCACCAAGCCCTCCACCTCCAAGTCCAAGCACACCACCCCCAAGCCCTCCACCTCCAAGCCCAAGCCCACCACCTCCAAGCCCACCACCACCAAGCCCAAGTCCACCACCCCCATTTCCTCCACCACCAAgccctccacctccacccccaagCCCTCCACCTCCAAGCCCTAGCCCACCCCCACCAAGCCCAAGTGAATCACCGGTACTGTTTGTAGTTAACAATGAACTGGAAGATGGAGTGTATAGGGTTGTCGGAAACGCTCCTGTATTGGGCGATGGGGACCCTGTTAAAGCTCCTAATATGACATACGACTCCACTCACCTTTGGTCTCTCGAAGTG GATTTGACTCAAGGACAAACCTATGCAGTGAATCTATCGGTCAACCAGTGTCTTTGTACAGGTGGTCCCACTGTTTTTACCGTGCCACTAAGTGAACCTACTCCTCTTGAGGTCAAATTGAACAACTACGTTTGTTATCCTTGCCCAGCCTCAGTTTAG